One part of the Astatotilapia calliptera chromosome 9, fAstCal1.2, whole genome shotgun sequence genome encodes these proteins:
- the chchd7 gene encoding coiled-coil-helix-coiled-coil-helix domain-containing protein 7 isoform X1: MIQMDQNARKVRNQDINPCIEESDDSQKCLNAYNYDKSMCSTYFQRYKNCRKYWHNIMVQRRRDGVKPDMPTAAERLEMLTSLGGKPY, translated from the exons ATG aTTCAGATGGATCAAAATGCACGGAAAGTTCGGAACCAGGACATTAACCCCTGCATCGAA GAGAGCGATGACTCCCAGAAGTGTCTGAATGCCTACAACTATGATAAAAGCATGTGCTCCACCTACTTCCAGAGATATAAGAACTGTAGGAAATACTGG CACAACATCATGGTGCAGAGGAGAAGAGATGGTGTGAAACCTGACATGCCCACTGCTGCAGAGAGGCTGGAGATGCTTACTTCACTGGGAGGCAAACCATACTAA
- the chchd7 gene encoding coiled-coil-helix-coiled-coil-helix domain-containing protein 7 isoform X2, with the protein MDQNARKVRNQDINPCIEESDDSQKCLNAYNYDKSMCSTYFQRYKNCRKYWHNIMVQRRRDGVKPDMPTAAERLEMLTSLGGKPY; encoded by the exons ATGGATCAAAATGCACGGAAAGTTCGGAACCAGGACATTAACCCCTGCATCGAA GAGAGCGATGACTCCCAGAAGTGTCTGAATGCCTACAACTATGATAAAAGCATGTGCTCCACCTACTTCCAGAGATATAAGAACTGTAGGAAATACTGG CACAACATCATGGTGCAGAGGAGAAGAGATGGTGTGAAACCTGACATGCCCACTGCTGCAGAGAGGCTGGAGATGCTTACTTCACTGGGAGGCAAACCATACTAA